One Campylobacter sputorum subsp. sputorum DNA segment encodes these proteins:
- a CDS encoding FeoA family protein, translating to MGLDYCKSGGLYKIKNVNADGKLFYKLLDMGFINGASVEVIREAPLYDPMELKIHNYLITLRKSEARLIEVEKV from the coding sequence ATGGGACTTGATTATTGTAAAAGTGGTGGTTTGTATAAAATAAAAAATGTTAATGCCGATGGGAAACTTTTTTATAAACTACTTGATATGGGCTTTATAAATGGCGCTAGCGTAGAAGTTATTAGAGAAGCCCCGCTTTATGATCCAATGGAACTTAAAATTCATAACTACCTAATTACTCTTAGAAAAAGCGAAGCAAGATTAATTGAGGTTGAAAAAGTATGA
- a CDS encoding TorD/DmsD family molecular chaperone yields the protein MKDILKARSYYYEFASSTLFFSEKESLFKNMQEKIKELSKFPITDENKTDFEVMAKFDFSKFKDEQNAMFFSLSYSNVPTTASFYDEGRDNGKARLDVINIIKKSSYRRDEKKCEEGEDFIGFIFGLMATFLKDEANENKQELSSELFKTSINNFIDEFLDMLEKSKYAVFFKAYVSVMRNFISLERSLLEVQEPPKKVSQAEISLKKQSYMAEIINNED from the coding sequence ATGAAAGATATTTTAAAAGCTAGATCGTATTACTATGAGTTTGCTTCATCGACGCTGTTTTTTAGCGAAAAAGAGAGTTTGTTTAAAAATATGCAAGAAAAAATAAAAGAACTTTCTAAATTTCCAATCACAGATGAAAATAAAACCGATTTTGAAGTGATGGCTAAATTTGATTTTTCTAAATTTAAAGATGAACAAAATGCAATGTTTTTTAGTCTATCTTACTCGAATGTACCAACCACAGCTAGTTTTTACGATGAAGGTAGAGACAATGGAAAAGCTAGACTTGATGTTATAAATATTATCAAAAAAAGTTCTTATAGAAGAGATGAAAAAAAATGCGAAGAAGGCGAGGATTTTATAGGCTTTATCTTTGGCCTGATGGCTACATTTTTAAAAGATGAAGCAAACGAAAATAAACAAGAATTAAGCAGTGAACTTTTTAAAACTTCTATAAATAACTTTATAGATGAGTTTTTAGATATGTTAGAAAAATCAAAATACGCAGTTTTTTTCAAAGCTTATGTAAGTGTGATGAGAAATTTTATATCCTTAGAAAGATCTCTTTTAGAAGTGCAAGAACCACCAAAAAAAGTATCACAAGCAGAAATTTCATTAAAAAAACAGTCTTATATGGCTGAAATTATAAACAATGAGGATTGA